Genomic DNA from Solanum pennellii chromosome 3, SPENNV200:
TCATATATATATCGTGAACCCATTTAACCCACAGTGATTCTTTGTTAACAACAATTTGCCATAATAATTGACCCACAGATGCCTTGTTCCAATTGCTACAACCTTTAATATTCAAACCACTTTGCCTTTTTGGAAAGCACACTGTATCCCATGCAACCAAAGGTACCTTTTTCTTATCAGCACTGCTTCCCCATAGGAAAATTCTGCATATCTAATCCACTTTCTTCAGAATACTTTGGGGAAGGATGAAAACTGCATTAATCACTTGCAATCTTCCTGCATATGAAAATTGTTTTGAgtatgtaatttttattttgtgagtaATCTAGTCTATCAAGGACCAACACTCAATCTTTTTCCATTTCTTAGATGATAAAGGGagccctaaatatttaattggaaACACACCTTCTGAAAATCCAGTTCTGTATaggatttgaatttttatattctctatCAACTCCAATTAGGTACACATTAGATTTCTCCAAGTTAGCCTCCAAACCAGTAGCATCACTGAAGTGAGATAATGCATTCGTTTGTAAAAAATCATCAGTAAATATAAGGTGTATGAGTTTCAATTTCTTACACATTGGGTGGTATTCAAGTCTGGCAATTGACTCATTGTATGAAGTGTTCTAGACAAGTATTCCATCACAAGTACAAACAACAGGTGATATTGGATCTCCTTGCCTCAAACCTCTTCTGCCTGCAAAAAAATCTATCTGGTCCAGGGCTTTTGTTACTATCTATCTGAAATATAGCATTCTTCACTTCTGTTGGCTCAAACCTTTTAATTAGTTCACATTGTTGTTCCTTTGTGTTATTAAGAGCTAATTACAttctatttctattattttttaaaattacaaaacttCCTTAAAGTCAAGAATTTCTAAGACATTACTCAATGGCCCGATACGTTACAACCTATACATTACCTTTTCTTCTATTAcgttaaaaagggaaaaagggggaatcaaaataaaatatcataaaacatGCAATCACGACTTTCTCACGGCTAAACACTCCCACTCAAAGCGTGAGagcttaaaaaaaaatcaaaaattctaaaagatTGTCCAACtttcaagtttaattcaatttttgtacaaatttaGAGAAGATACATTATGAAAATCTTAATTTTGCTAAGACATTCAGGAATCTAAGAATTTGAAGCAAGGTATGAACAATACAGAAGtgatcaatatatataaataaagataattttgaTACATGATTAAACACACCTCTAATACAAAGCCATACATATTGTGTCAACTTTGTATTAGGTGTGTTTAGTTATGTATTTGATACAAAAAAGTGACTATTGTATGAAtcattgagaaaaaaatagacATTAAATACATCAAGAAGATAATTTCTGATACATGACTAAACACAACCAATATAAATCCAATACATGAACTTCGATACATAACCATGTGTATTCTATAAGTTTTGTATTAGGTGTGTTTAGTTATGTATCTGATGCATACTAGAAGATATTGTATGTATCAAAGtactaaaatataatgaaaattgaCATAGTATACACAATTAAAAACATGATTCATACTAATTTagattttgaaataattgaagttatcagttatttataaaaataacatttgcaTGGTTAAGTGAGGTACTTACGTCCTTTCGAAATTTTTTGTCAATGTCATCTGGAGATGCAACGATGAAACTAGCATAACACCTGCATGGAAGATCACTTCGTTACAAACTCATAAGACCCACAAGTGTCATATTGTTCACATATGTCTATTTAGTATCTTTACTTCCTCCCAGCAATTGGTAAAATTAGTCCATCTCAAGAACTATATTTTCTTTGTGGGTTCGGTAAAATTATCAAACTCGAGTTGTTTTTCGCTTTAAATGTGAATAAATGACATCATACCTACATTGAATATTGGTTTGAATACCTGATTATCCATGAAGGTAAAATCGTCACTGAATCTTTGTCCATCTCCACCACTAAAGAAGTGTTTCGTGAAAAATATTGATAGATTTGAATACATGTTccttaactatttttaaaatttgaaattgctGAAGTTAagcatgattttgaaaaaattaaatgatatggGTGGAGAGTTTGAGAAATGTATTGGAGATTATTTAGAAGAGAGAGAGCGaggaaaataagaatttttgtaattattttttagtggTAGAAATTTTTTAGAGAATATGTAATAAATTAAGTTGtatatctaaataattttttcatataagtATATCGTACTAAAATGGAGACACTAAATAATTGAGAACGCTCCCCGTTTCCCAtgactattcataattaaatcacaccatttaattagaaaaatggttaaaataaattgaattaattgtgACATATTtacattttacaaaaaaatttattaatcttagatatatttttaaagcattcttttgatatttatcGAGCAATTAGGGTAAGAAACTAAACGCACATATCCAAAGTGCATATTAGTTAAAACTTTGCCCCATCAACCACGAGTATGGTTTAGTCAcgtagaagaaaaaataataatattttttttattttacctgAAGTACATTATTTCTAATTTGGTATTTATCGGGTGACAAAATAACAAATCAAATACAATTATTTTGTTTACACACacgtattaaataaaaaattaaaacgatATTATCGTAATTGATCCATTTCGCTTTTGAGATAAAATAAAACGGAAACCTATCCTCCACTCTttaattgtttatgaaaaattatttaaattttattgggTGAATCATAATATTATTTCGTGACGTACTTCAATGCATGTTGCATAAGATTttggttaaatatttttagaaaaaattgaacATTTTTGTTGGAGCTTACCTCTTCGAGACAACTGCTAAATCTAcagagaataattatttttaaatttcaatccgaataacaattaaaattatgaaataaaaatattgtactAAAAGGAGAAAACGAAaagttaacaatttttttacgTGGACAAAATACATTATGACAATTTTAACCAATTTTCTACTCGCTTTATGTACATGTGTTCAATTTCTTACCGTAATCCTTCTATAAATTTCACAAAAGTATTTCGAAATCATATTCAATAAGTTATCTAAGaatactaattttttaaaagatatttgagtatataaaagttaaaaacataaaaaatcaatgtaaaataAGGCAATCCATTACATTAATAgatataatttagaaaattatgtAGCAATTGATGGTGGTTATATGTCATTAAGATTATGTAGGTTGATGATTGTAGTTACAAGTAGCCACTAGTAATAatgattattataaatagtgATTAACCTCGATTAAAAATCATGATAGTTGATAATGATACTTAATAATTGTAATAGATGATAATTGATAGAGTTAGtgaatgataaaatatatagaaaCAATTGATAATAGTAATTGACGTGTTTAGTAATTATAATaactataatataattttaagtataatttaattaataataaagactAATTATGACAATTGATATTAGTAgtataataattatttgaataaatattaacaataatttatttgaGGACTAAATTTGAATGATTAAGAATTTGAGGTTATGGGATGAAGCTCTTGAATCTTCTTCTTAAAAATTCAATCCAAATTCCATTGAAGCTCAGAAGCCATTTTTAATGGCGCTCAAACACTACTTTATCTCGTCTTCTACTTCCTGTACATTACAGACGAATCACTACTCCTATGCCCTTAACCCTTTGAGAATTGGAAGAAATCCCATATTCTTAAGACCCTTCTCTCAATCATCCTCCCCTGTTTTCTCTAACTCTTCCATTACTCGGTCTACACCTTCCTcccttttcctttcttttcttgaaGAAGACGAGGAAGAAGAAAGACTTATTCTTTCAGAAACCCAGGAGTTAAATCAACCAGATAATGACCCAATTCGCCGGTTCTTCCAGACCCGGACAGCAGACCAAGAATCTGAACCAGACCCAGGTAATCTAGGCAAGTTATCTCTTCAGGAGAACCGTAAAACATCTTGGCAACTTGCTCCTATCACTGCTTCAACTGAAGACGAAGATGTTGAAAACATTCCAAAATCGCTACTCGAGACACTCCCCCCAAGTCCTAGAATTGAGGGGGTTGTCAATCAAATAGTGGAGAAGGCGAAGAACTTACCGGAAAATGTGACCTTAGGTGAAGTATTAGGTGAATTTGAAGGGAGGGTTGGACAGGAAGACTGTGAGGAAGTGTTGGGTTTGCTGGGAAATGAAGGTTTGGGGATTGATTGCTTGTATTTTTTCGAATGGATGGGGCTTAATGAGCCTTCATTGGTTACACCTCGTGCATATAAGGTTCTGTTCCTGATCCTTGGGAGGGCTGGTATGAGCAAGGAGTTACTACTTTTGTTTAAGAACTTGCCTAATCGAAAGGGGTTCAGGGATGTCCATGTTTACAATGCAGCTATTTCCGGGCTTTTATGCTGTAGAAGGTATGACTGAAAGTTTTTTACACTTGTTTGATAGCGAAGCTCGTTGGTTTTGATGTTTGTATTACTCAGATCAGATGGTTTGATATGTGTAGTGCCATGTTTTAGTGTATGTGTGGTGATAACTGACAATTATTTGAAGGTCATTGTTGGTGTACCTCATTTGAGTTTCATATTGGTTGTGAAGGAGCTGGCAACAGAAAATGCTCCTGCCTCCTTGTATATGTTGTCTTTTCAcacatttcatttaaaatacttgatatataaGAAAGTCTTACAATTTTGGTGTTTATTTGGTGTGTTTACATCCTGAGAGTAGTTCATTTTTGTGTAAGCTTTTCGTTATAACTTATGCTCCTTTTACCGGCTTAATTTGTTAAAGGTATGATGATGCTTGGGAAATTTATCAGTCCATGGCGGCAAATTCTGTCCAACCAGACCATGTGACGAGTTCCATTATGATTACAATAATGAGGAAACGGGGCAATAGTGCGAAAGAAGCTTGGGAGTTATTCGAAAAGATGAATAAAGAAGGTGTGAAGTGGAGCTTGGAAGTAGCAGGTGCTCTAATTAAATCCTTTTGTGATGAAGGCCTAAAGAAGGAAGCTTTAATCATCCAGTTGGAAATGGAGAAAAGGGGAATATCATCTAATGCCATTGTCTATAATACTCTGATGCATGCTTACTGTAAATCTAACCAAATTGAAGAAGCTGAAGGTCTATTTGCtgagatgaagaagaaaagaattgCACCTACCTCGGCTACTTATAATACTTTGATGGATGCATACAGTAGGAGACTCCAGCCCGACGTTGTTGAGAAGCTGCTACTGGAAATGGATGATGCTGGTTTGGAGCCAAATGTGAAATCATATACATGCCTGATCAGTGCCTATGGAAGATTGAAGAACATGAGTGACTTGGCTGCAAATGCATTCTTGAGGATGACAAAGGTTGGTATTAAACCAAATTCTTACTCTTATACAGCTCTTATACATGCCTATTCAGTCAGTGGTTGGCATGATAAGGCTTACACAGCTTTTGAGAATATGCAAAGGGAGGGAATAAAACCCTCCATAGAAACTTATACTGCTCTTCTTGATGCATTTAGACGTGCTGGTGATACCCAAACACTCATGAAAATTTGGAAAATGATGATGAGAGAGAAAATTGAAGGGACAAGGGTGACGTTTAACATTCTACTGGATGGATTCGCTAAACAAGGTTGCTATGTCGAAGCAAGAGATGTAATTTGTGAGTTTGGGAAGCTTGGGTTACAACCAACAGTAATGACATACAACATGTTGATCAATGCATATGCGAGGGGAGGTCAAGAATTAAGGTTGCCACAGCTTTTGAAGGAGATGGCAGCACTTAATCTAAAACCTGATTCTATTACATATTCCACAATGATATATGCCTTCATCCGTGTGCGGGATTATAAGAGGGCATTTTATTTTCACAAGCAGATGGTAAAAAACCGGCAAGTGCCTGATGCTGAATCATATGAGAAGCTACGGGCGATTCTGGATGTAAAAGCTGCCATAAAGAACAGGAAGGATAAAAGTGCTTTAATGGGAATAGTTAGAAGCAGTATGGGCttattgaaagaaaagaaaaagggaaagaaggATGAATTctggaaaaatagaaaaaaaggatCGAGATTTCAAGGACACTAGTAGCTATATTTTTTGTCTTGTCATTACCTAATCAACTTTCAGTGAGTTAGCTTAGAATTTTCCTATTTCTTTTGGTGGTTATCTTCAATCCAGCCTGATTGAGATGCTCATTTGTAAAGTTGTATTCTACCTTTTAGCATAAAAGAGGAGACATTGACTTAACTGCTTTAAGACATGAAACTCTACATCAGCTAGTCGATCATTTAAGTGAATTGCTTTAAGACTTGTGGAACTCTACATCAGCTAGAGAGTTGAATTACTTATAAAGTCTGTTGTGCGCGAAGGTAATGATTCTCATATGCAGTCAGAGAGAATCCTAATCAGATGCTTTTCGATTGATTCCTTACTGTAGTAGATTTAATCAATTTCTTGTGCCAGCTTTGTTTCTCTGATGTCTGGTTCTAGTAGTTGTGTTTCAGTAGTCTCTTCTTTGTACTGATTTGATACattgatataaaatatcttAGTTTTTACCATTTATTTGGTGGCATTATGCTAGTGCTTAGTGTTGAGCCCATGAAGAGCATAAGTAAATCATTGTCAGTGTTGTTATATGCTGGAGGACTGTATACTTTTACTTTACTGCCTATACTTCTTTGCTCATTTGGTTGAGGATAACATGGCCTGCTGAAATGAAGAGTTTAGACATGGAAGTTGGACTAATGACTATGATTGTGTTACTTAAATGTCACGACCTGATTTCTCGAATCATGAAGGCACCTACTATAACCTACCAGTAGGTAAGCCAACGCATAACCCAAAACAACACGTAATAGATGTGAGggtagaaactaaacaagagtaagcaaaattactataacaacataagcaaacCAAAACATATACACAAATAAGGATCCCTCTCAGAACCTGGAAGTCACTAGTACAGAGCTACCAACAAAACGAGTACAAGTCCCAACAGTGGTCCACCGAAACTAGATTGTCTcgaaaagtaaaagacaagtTTTTATATATACAGCTGGAGACTGAAATAGTACAAAACGCCATGTGCTCCCCCCCTTCTCCAGACCAGACTGCTCCAAACTCGATCAACGCTGGCTACTGGTGCTCGGACCTGCATCACGAAAATAGATGCAAAGCGTAGCATGAGTACCAAACAACAGGTACCCAGTAGGCATCATAGGCCAACTGAACTTGAAAAGTAAAGCAATATGAAAAGACGGAATTACAAAACTAGAGGTCAATAACTGAAGAATAAGTAACAAAGGAATGCACACGAAAGTAGAaagaactaactaaattaatatataagcTAACTATACCTAAACTTGGACCCGCATAAGCCCAGAGGTACACTCGCGtgcaagtttaaataaaaatccgAACAGACCCTTATTAGTCCGACGAGTACAAAGAATAACTATAACTAAGGAGGATAGAACTCAAGGCCAAAGAACATCGAACCAGATGCTCCAAACCAAATAATAGAATTTGACGGTACGGAGGTCGGGCCTCGAACCGGACGCTCTCCTGAATTGCACAAATAGCCAATCACAATTATAAGTAACTGAGGCCGGACCTCTAACCTGATGCTCCAATACTTGAGGCCGGACCTCTAACCAGATGATCTACATAAGTATGTGGATGGTCGAGGCCGGACCTTAAATCCGGATACCCGACAAAGATGTCGATTTAGCTGCTGAAAGAGTCTCTATTTATCTATAATCATAAATACCCGTGGAACACCATCCACACTTAGCTAATCAATGTAAGTCCTTGAAGCCGAATCAAAATAAACTTTGAATCGCGGAGCGAAAGTCATAATCACCGACGTAACTCGTGAAGCCGTAACATCGAAGAAATAAGGATAAATATCGCCGGAACGAGCTCATCATCTAGCTAAGGACCAAACTATCAGACTCAAGTCTGCTACACCAGTCTACAAGGATTTAAGCCGGCCGAGCGACGTCGGGGCTAAACTAAGTCCTACCAACTTCGAATCATGCATTTCTAAAACAAGCCCTAGTCAAACCTAAACTAAGGCCCAACATACTTCCGATAACCAGTATTTAAACATACAAGTACTCCGAATAAAAATGAAggtcaattaataatataaaacatgCTCACAGTTACCCGATAATTCTCGAAAAAAGgccaaaaatatgatttttaacacCTATGCATGATCCAATAACTACTCAACCCAAATCCCAACTAACCAACATGCATTCACATGTTCGAGTTCAATCTAAGAAAGGAAACCGTAGCCTACCTGTACGCGGATCACGCGCGCTTCAAAAATCACTTCTCCGGAGCTTTTCCTTTTCAAATGACCTCGAAACGTTGATACACTATCAAAAATAGAGTCACAACGTTATTACGGtcatttaaacactaaaatCGCAATAAACGGGACTGACCAATTTCATGGTCAAAACAGAAAAAGTGGGATCCGCGTTGAGAAATTCAGAATTAACCCCAAATAAAGGTCCTAAACAGCTCTCGGAACTTCAATTCGGGACTCGAAACAGTCCGAACACGAACATGTAACCAAAAACCCAAATTCTACGCTAAAACTCAACAACAATGACAGCAGCTATTTACAagaattaccaaaaataaaggTCCAACTACTAAAACCAATCACACCACGATGATCCTCACAAAAAACCCACAATATAGGCTCTTGAATCACCAGATTCAGACCTAAAATGGCCAAGAAATCACCTtctaaaattttctcaaaagttGAGCTCGAAAATGAGCTATGACAGCagttaaaacacaaaatttaactCAAATCGGGACCCCAAATCAGATTCCAAGCTCACCAATGTGTGGCCCTCGAAAAATCTCACAACTTAGTCTTTTGAATCGCCCAATTTGAAGTTCTAAAGCTCAATATATCGCAAGTTTAAAGTAAGACATAAAGACTGAAATTTGGGCTTTTATAAAGGACGAAGCTGGTCGCTAATAACCCAAAAATCTAGTCGTTAAAACCCCAAATTCTGATCATTAAAGGGCTGCACCAGATTTCAGCTTTATctaatttcttcaaaatctccGACGGGGTGCTCGGAATCCGTTCGGaacctgataaaaataaaacagataTGCTACCCTACCAAAGTCGACATTCCGGACTCAATGGCGCAGTCGAAATTTCCATCCGAGGTCATCTCGATAAAATGTGTGTCCCACTTCAATCGGccattttaaatcaaaaatcacAAAAGGGCTCGGAAAAATATCGGAAACCTCACGACACAAAAGAAgggtcaaactagaccaaactcgACATTCCGGAGCTAGCCACGCTGACGGATTTCTCATCCGAGCGCATTTACTCagaatgttgactaaagtcaaacttagccttaaacttaaagttaaaacgcctaaatGCACCAACTCACATTGAAAACTTCGGGAGTCATGTCGACCATGCTACTAGCCTAAAATGACCGTTCCGGACCTAATGGAATTGTCAGAATTGGGTTCCGATatcatcttcttgaacttttgatcgaAAATGATCGTTTAAGGTTCATAAGCTCCAAAAACACTAAAGCTCACACAATAACCAAACGAACGATCAGGTGACCGAACTGTCAGTCCCAGCAAATCATAAATGACTTGGGATCACTATAGGAACACTCTAAACGAtgcacaaaaaataaaacacaaaaataacaagaaaagtCATTACATTAAAACAGTAATCAGTGATGACCAAAACTCCCTTAATATAATAAGAGTCATTACTATTTGCTTTTCTACACAAGTGAGCATACACCATCAGTTGGTTAGTctcaatattaattatttattcctCAAATTATTTCTCACAACTAACGACAAAATTGGAAtgtgtaaaatttaaattgaacaagtaaaagTTAATGGAAGAAATATATTGGAGTACCACATATGTTACTGTAAAGCAAGCAACTAAGAGAAAGAATGTTGACATATAAACTGAACGATCGCTATTGATCTCAGAAAGTGTTAATTTTTAACTGATAAATTTGAGAACACAatattcttttaagaaaaaatattacataatttgaACATACAATTTGTCAGGTAAATAAAGATCATAAATTCTCAAAACTACTAGGTTGACCCAATTTAACaaggttttattttctttcagaATAATAGATTATTTTAGGATTTTTGCtaattacaaatataatttttccttttcaaaaaccatcattaataaaatagaaaattattaagtcACCTGGAACTCGCAACTTTCGGCTTGCTGCTCAGTTGAACGCCGGTAAACAAACTCCGAATTTCAGTCAATGGCTAGCGAAAACCAGGACCCGGCTATTCGGATCCTCTGCCGGAGGTTCCAGATTATCAGGAACGAATCGGGTATTCAATGGCTCATCGGCTCTCCATTCTTCCCTCGCTACACCGTTATCTCTACTTTCCGATGTATCCACACTACCTCCTCCAATTCTCTATCGCCGGATTTCGCAAAAGAATCAGGTAGTCAACACAGTCTAATTTTAGCTAGTTGCATCCCTTCGGCTTTTATCTGTGTATGattttaactatgtattattttattttttattgaaagatGATATAAGAACATTGCTCCCCAAGGGTTTTGAAGTTATTGGAGCTTTAATTGTCGAAAAAGACTGTAATTTTGACAAAATCGCGAAGGAGGCGATTAATGCAGCTTGTAATTTGAGGAAAAGTTTGTCCAGTGATGCAAATTTGGGAAATCTGGAGCTGATCGGGGCTGTGGTGGATTTGAATAACGCTAAGGATGTTCGTTTTTTCGTGTCCAGGGATGGAAAAATGGATAGTCTTGAGAGTGTTAGTTCAATTGTGTATGAAGACAATCCTGAAAAGTTTGTTTGGGAAAGAGGTTGTTTGCTCCATTGTGCTTTGCAAGTAAAATTGCCTTTATATTTTCAGCCAAGCAAACCTAACGGTGAGTTCTTCCTTAATTCCCCCTGCATAAAGTCATAGTCCGTTCATATCTCTATTTGTTAACTCATCCATGTTTTCGAGACACCATTAAGTTCAACTTTTTATTCTAGCCTCTTCCTCGATAATTATAGTATACATTCTATGTGCTTTTCCTTTCTCAAATTCAGATGTCCGGAGTGAGTATTGGTAGTATACCAGTGTTGAATGTCTCCTGAATTGGCTGTTTATGGTCGTGAAAGTTGATTCTATTAAATTAACAGTAGATGTATATATAGAGATggatactagctagtagattttagaaaaatggagaattGCAAGATTCTCTTTCAAGTCTTAATCTGTTAACAATTCAAGTTTGATCCTTCAGTGGTACCTTTAATGAGGGTGAACGATAAGCGTGTTGAGACCAATTGTAGTTATCAAATCAAGAAAGAATTTGTCCAGGAATACCAtccttgagtttttttttttccttttgatcaAGTACTAGAATGCCATTTCTGAGTGTTGATTCAAGTCACAAATTGAGCAAGGTAGGTAACTCCTAGGGaggaaaaaatgattttttgtttcTAGCTGAGAAATATCTAGAAAGATTCGGCAACCAAGACATGCCATTTCTCTATCATCATTTTTGCAACTTTTTAGTTCCATTGCTTCAATTTCACAACCGAAGAATTTATGAATGAGCATTATCTAAATGAAGAGATCTCTATTATCTTTATGTGTTTCTTTGTATTGAATTAGTGATTACAACTCTTCTAGGTAcctaaaatagatttttatgcatcAAAACAAAGTGATCTTTTTAGGCTTTGGTTTCCTACATATCAGAGGTAGTAGTGTGTAAGATGTGCTTCCACAGCCTTGCAATTCCTAGTTTCTGACTTTAGCTTGTTTTATTTAACAGATATACATGAGATATATATGCGTGCAGCTGATGCTGTTGCTAGTAAATTCAGAGACCCACAAGTTACTTGCCTAATAGAAGCTTCAAATGAAACTTCTGGTGCTATTGTTCTTCGTGGTTCAGAACTGAGCACAGATAGTTCAAGTTCTTTCGCTGAACTTAAAGATTCTGATACAAAAGCTTTGTTATGTTCACACTTCTCTTCAAGGAACAAAGTTATTACCTCATTTTCTTCAATAGAGGAGGTATATTTCACCTCAAGATTCAAATACTATTATAGTCAAAGTGCAAATGTGATTTCTTCAGTCCAAGCGACAACCTACCGAAATTGAGTTTTTTAAAACTGGAAGTTGTATTTAATTTCCTTCAATTCGTTGTTGGCATGTATACAgctgttttaaaatatttgctGTTTAGAGTGCAGATAAAATCCAAGTTAGCTTTCTGCTTAACAAATCAATGAATTCTGTGAAACCTTCTGCACCTATTGCTGAATATTATCCAGGTAATGATAATTTAACAGATAATTTggcctttcttttatttattctgcTTT
This window encodes:
- the LOC107015284 gene encoding pentatricopeptide repeat-containing protein At5g50280, chloroplastic, whose protein sequence is MALKHYFISSSTSCTLQTNHYSYALNPLRIGRNPIFLRPFSQSSSPVFSNSSITRSTPSSLFLSFLEEDEEEERLILSETQELNQPDNDPIRRFFQTRTADQESEPDPGNLGKLSLQENRKTSWQLAPITASTEDEDVENIPKSLLETLPPSPRIEGVVNQIVEKAKNLPENVTLGEVLGEFEGRVGQEDCEEVLGLLGNEGLGIDCLYFFEWMGLNEPSLVTPRAYKVLFLILGRAGMSKELLLLFKNLPNRKGFRDVHVYNAAISGLLCCRRYDDAWEIYQSMAANSVQPDHVTSSIMITIMRKRGNSAKEAWELFEKMNKEGVKWSLEVAGALIKSFCDEGLKKEALIIQLEMEKRGISSNAIVYNTLMHAYCKSNQIEEAEGLFAEMKKKRIAPTSATYNTLMDAYSRRLQPDVVEKLLLEMDDAGLEPNVKSYTCLISAYGRLKNMSDLAANAFLRMTKVGIKPNSYSYTALIHAYSVSGWHDKAYTAFENMQREGIKPSIETYTALLDAFRRAGDTQTLMKIWKMMMREKIEGTRVTFNILLDGFAKQGCYVEARDVICEFGKLGLQPTVMTYNMLINAYARGGQELRLPQLLKEMAALNLKPDSITYSTMIYAFIRVRDYKRAFYFHKQMVKNRQVPDAESYEKLRAILDVKAAIKNRKDKSALMGIVRSSMGLLKEKKKGKKDEFWKNRKKGSRFQGH